The Penaeus chinensis breed Huanghai No. 1 chromosome 16, ASM1920278v2, whole genome shotgun sequence sequence aatcatagacgaaatatcaaaatgatgcggcctgatcttgaatggctaataccacgtaacaacaactgtccttgcgttaaaatactactagtggttgtcaaggttcttagtgttcattcattgatgtcattcattctttaatctttatcagtactcattaacgttatctgatagccattaaatacgttaattcaatcattcatttatcatgtcccaatgtgttatcattcctttataaagtactttcattattttattgtaatcctttttatagtaatttattattaagatttggaaaatacataaagtcaattaattatcacttatttttattactaccttcaccactatacaataaagaaaaatacaaaaacacaagacaaacctacctatgcgatataatattaacagatataatatcgccctaatccctagcAAAGACAGTACAAACCCGTAAACgcagagacatcttgcccaggcctacggcagtggaggagtgcccgaggcaagaccccccacgagctcaaggcagtgagcaagccggtgggggggggggggggggcggcgacgaacgctactgcaggaactacctcgttaccgtacccaacaatagcatttttaataattatgtttactggagtacattattgtaataatatatatatatatatatgtgtgtgtatatatattcatatacacatatatatatatatatatatatacttatatgtgtgtgtatgtgagcgtgtttgtgttcatatatatagataggtatagatatatgtgtatatatgtatatttatgtatatatatgtgcgtgtgtatatgtgtatatatatgggaatgctaaaacaatctaccgtgttgatactatggtagaaaaacccatagtacaaaaactagatttactgaaagcgagacaaaagtttcgaaattctcctgcattccatcttcaggtcagacctgGAGATGGAATTCCGATATTTCGTATTTGTGAATCaaaatttgtttttttgatttctgaaaaaaaaaaaaaatgaaatcaagttCAGATACGACTTACATATGGCACACATATTCTATCAGTTGGGAGTATCTATCTGAGCGAATATGTGAGtacatctgtatgtttgtgtttattcatcAAACTATTGATCTCAATATCGGTATATCAACGTCTTCATATTTTTAAAGATGTACAGAACAGGATTTCATGTACATTTAGGTGTGAGGAAACAAAGAATCAGATCTTTAAATACCGTTGTGGATTTCGCTCTGAATGAATATCAaaaattattctttttcttgacCGGTTTTTATATTCTTAGAAAGTCGTGATTGCTCGTTTCTCTGcgtgaatgggagagggagtgagcgtgcgtgtgaatgtgtgtgcgtgcgtgagtgtgcgtgtgaatgtgtgtgcgtgcgtgagtgtgcgtctgaatgtgtgtacgtgcgtgagtgagtgtgcatgtaaatgtgtatgtgtgagaagggtatgtttgtatgtgggggGGTAAGTGTTATAGATTTTCTGATTTTAGTgctctgtttcctttttatccaGTTCGATTACCCATATTTAAGTCAATCTGCTAaaatactgcatttttttttataacaattttcATTTCTGCAATAAACAAATGATATGCAGATTTTGtcatattatttattctttaagcGTAATTTAGAAATCGCCTTTTCGCAATAATGAACGCATTGTCAAAGAATCCCTGTCTTGCGTTGAACACATCAGTTTACAAACAAGTTGATTTCACTGTCAACTCCAATGCCAGAGTTTTGCATACTTTATTGCATAAGCATTATGTAAGAAGTCATCAAGCATAATTTCATTAAGTCACCGActtataaacagaaaaatatatataacaaatgaagAACAAAACTTTTCTGATGTTCCGTAACTCTCCAATTTAAAACGCCTTCGTATTTGCAATCAATTGATAGCACTGCAAGTGCAAGGTCAGACCTGGTACGAGGCCGAGGTCTGGTTCAAGCAGACGATCGAGTCATGTCAGGAAGGCGTGGCCACACAGTTCCTTATAAAAGTCACGTTCGCCTGGGACAAGTCAGTACAACACTCAACAGTCAAGATGAAGTTCGCTGTAAGTATTGGATTCATATGTTTTGGTCAAGTGAAAACATTAActtcagaaacagagaaagatatacacaGAGTACATGAATTCTTACTCTTCAGTATGACTGGATATCAATCAAGACTATATCTCACATTTTGAATGATTCTAATACTGCTTCCTAGTAGAAGGTGCTTTAAATAGCAAATGAATGAGTGATATTGGCCTGTATTCATTTGTAAGCCTCTACGTTGCTACAGTGTGATTCACTCTGGCCAGCCAGTCAGAGCATAATACTCTGTGACATGTTTCACGTACGCCTCAGATAGGGATTTGTATTTCCAtttattacgaatcgcatcgtttgtttgttgataaaaaaaaaaaaaatctggatgaAGTGTTTGTGTGCCTTTTTTAGCagcacatcaaatacatgttcccACTATATGAGCAACATTAGGAGTTAGTCATGACTGTCGCTGAAACATGGTAAGAATTTGCAATGTGTCTCTACCTCAATGGCATGAGCTCACAGGctcaaaatatcaaagaaaaggctttatcttgatttatttatataattcaggCAAGAAGACCAGTAAGTGCCTGTTATCAATGTACCCAGTTGCCTAAGATTtcgatacgataagatgcaaaacgcCATGTAACTTCCACTATTCAGATGAAGAATAAtgtatgtaagattttttttttccttttttttttttttttttttgtcttgccgaATTGTCAGGTACTTTTCACATTTTATCTGAAGCTTCCTCAAAGTTGTGCTTGTAGTTCAAAATCATAAGAGCATATTTGGTAttgaatattgattttttttatgatatcaaACTTTCTTATGCCAGTACAAACTTAAATGATATCGTGCTTTGTAACGACCAAGATACAGCATGAAACAACGTATTAAActattaggggtttcgggatgctacaaaaaacttcttgtgtatatttgtacaccaACACATTTAAATGCTTTAAATCTCTAAATCGTAAACTTTCGCTTGATCTCCTGGCCTACGTCGTTGAGGGCGAGATACAATCATATggcatttcctttcctccttccgttcGAGCCATACCCACCAGAAGGTCTTTCCCCAGATTGCTCTCCTCGCCCTCGTCGCCGTGGCCGCCGCCCGCCCCGGCAGCGTCGTGGACCTGGACTTCGATGACTTCCACATTGACCAGGATATTTCCGACGAGGTGATGCAAGGAACCTACAGGTAAGAGGCCTTCCCTCCCGTTGCGTCCTTTGGAGCCATTCCATTTGCGACACTCACACCAGACGGCGCCTCGTTCACAACGCCTGCCTTCCCTTCCAGCTGGACGTCCCCCAACGGAGAGAAGTTCTTCGTCAAGTACATCGCCGACGACAACGGATACCGCGTCGTCGAGTCCAACGCCGTGCCCATCACCAACGGCGTCGCCGCCGACGGCAACCAGGGATCCTTCGACTCCTTCGAGGATATCTTTGACTCCTTCGAGGATCGTTTCGACAGGAAGTGAGCCCATCCGGAGCCAACCGACCGACCAACAGGCGCCCACAGCGGACCCTTCAGGCGTCCCTCGAGCGTCCCTCCGAAATCGCTCTGGGTCGCGGGTCGCTGTGCGGAACCTGGCGGAAGAAAACGTGGATTCATAGCTTaattgttttatctgttttaatGGAAATGCCATtcgaataaatatgtaaatataggtgtAAAATTACTATCCTTTACCCTTGAAAACTGTGGTTTCGATGATGTTCGCTTCAGAAATTACACATATTTTGGAATATAATTCATGATTCTATTCATAACTATATGCTTTTATGCACATGATACCAAACAGTGACATAATAGCAAAACTTATGAGCAGTCGTAGTTGAGATTCATATTTGTTCAAAGCATTGTTTATTCTATCGCCGCTCATTGTATCCTTCGTGATTAGCTAATCAATATTAGCTGTTTACTATTATGATATTTACTTTGCACATAACCTTTTACCTATCCCTCATTTACGACTTGCGGCAAGCGTATTTATCCTCACTGGCAATATTCGCGGTGACTCAACAGCAGAAACCCGGTCACATTGCTTAAACATTTTCTGCGATTGACATGTTGAGTTAACGTGACGCTTATTCGAATGTGGCCGCGTTTATTTTCAAAACGAAGTTCATTCAATGCACATCGATATCAattattccttttcatatttatatacatgtatatataaatgtatgtatatgtatataaacttcaatgtgtgtgtgtgtgtttgtgtgtgtgaatgtgtgtattcatatagatatatgtatatgtgtatatataagtgtgtgtatgtatatatatatatatatatgaatgataaaacactaccgtgttgataccatggtagaaaaacccacagtacacaaactagatttactgaaagcgAGACAAAAGTTTCGAAATTCTCCTGCATTccatcagacctgaagatggaatccttgAGGATTTCGAAACCctggtctcattttcaataaatctagtctgtTCACTGTTGGATTTTctaccatgtgtatatgtatgtatagtttatatgtacatatataaaattacacatacatacacacacatacacgtgtgtgtgtgtgtgcgtgtgtatacacttatatacatatatatagatagataggtagacatatgtaTAAGCAGTTTCTATCAAGTGAATTTTGTTCATTTCTgacacgtacgtccatgccatgcccactgtgagtttacttatttaaCTGTCCTTACacctagatggctacacttgtacttagtcaccaatgagccaattatgagtactacctgtctcgccagttcacccttttcattgatttacacaaatattttgctaatatataaaaatatgctaattgacttctttgtggctaagcactagcactaacatttcacaaaagtataaaaattgagcacagctttttcccctttttttcattttccccgttttCCCCGGTTCAAATATTTCGTATTTATgaattaaattttcttttcttctgatttctgaagaaaaaaatgaaatcaacttCAGATACAACTTACATATGGCACATATATTACATCAGTTGGGAATGTCTATCTGAGCGTATATGTGAGTAcatctgtgtttatttatcaaaCTATCGATCTTCCTATCAGTATATCAACGTCTTCATATTTTTAAAGATGTACATAACAGGATTTCCTGTACATTTAGATGTGATGAAACAAAGAAGATCTTTAAAGACTGTTGTGGATTTCGCTCTCTGAATgaatatcaataatgctaattTTTCTTGAACGGTTTTCATATTCGTAGGAAGTTGTGATTGCTCGTTTCTCTgcgtgaaagggggagggagtgagtgtgcgtgtgaatgtgcatgtgtgaggagagtatgtttttttttgtgtgtgtgcgtggggggaagagtgttatagattttttttttttctgttcccttttaCCCCCTTCGATTTCACATATTTAAGTCAATCTCCTAAtatattaccttttttctttattaattctcttttctgcaataaacaaatgatatccagattttttttgtcatattaagTATTCTTTAAGCGTAGTTTAGACATCCCCTTTTCGCAATAATGAACGCATTGTCTAAGAATCCCTGCCTTGCGTTGAACACATCAGTTTACAAACAAGTTGATTTCACTGTCAACTCCAATGCCAGAGTTTTGCATACCTTATTGCATAGGCATTACGTAATAAGTCACCAAGTATAACATCACTAAGTCACCGACTCATAAATAGAacaatatatacaacaaaagatGATCAAGAACCCGTCTTTTCTGTTGTTCCGTAACTCTCCAACGGAAAACGCCTTCGTATTTGCAATCAATTGATAGCACAGCAAGTGCAAGGTCAGACCTGGTACGAGGCCGAGGTCTGGTTCAAGCAGACGATCGAGTTATGTCAGGAAGGCGTGGCCACACAGTTCCTTATAAAAGTCACATTCGCCTGGGACAAGTCAGTACAACACTCAACAGTCAAGATGAAGTTCGCTGTAAGTCATTGGTGCATATGCATGGCACCAGTAGTTACAGGGACAAATATGGATATACCTAAATTACATGAATTCTTACtttttagtttgtgtgtatgcagCTGGACTATATTAGATGTTATGACGTCAAGTAATGATTCATATTTTCGTTTCTCGTTGTAGGTGCCTGAAATAGCAAATGAATAAGCAATTCTGACCTGATCGTCTGCCCCTTGTTTGCATTATCATATaccaagttgtgtgtgtgtgtatgcgaataaATATAATTCAGTACTGCTGTACCATCTCTATAAATTGTTCTCTATCGATGCTTTCCTCAACCTACTGTCTCGTCCAACGTCACCAAGAGCAAAGTATGTTATTGCATTTCCTTTCATGCTTCCGTTCGAGCCATACCCACCAGAAGGTCTTTCCCCAGATTGCTCTCCTCGCCCTCGTCGCCGTGGCCGCCGCCCGCCCCGGCAGCGTCTTCGACCTGGACTTCGATGACTTCCACATTGACCAGGGTATCACCAACCGGGTAGTACAGGGATCCTACAGGTAAGAGGCCTTCCCTTCCGTTGCGTCCTTTGGAGCCATTCCCTTTGGGACACTCACGCCAGACGGCGCCAAGCCTCGTTCACAACGCCTGTCTTCCCTTCCAGCTGGACGTCCCCCAACGGAGAGAAGTTCTTCGTCAAGTACATCGCCGACGACGACGGATACCGCGTCGTCGAGTCCAACGCCGTGCCCGTCATTAACGGCGTCGCCGCCGACGGCAACCAGGGATCCTTCGACTCCTTCGAGGATATCTTTGACTCCTTCGAGGATCGTTTCGACAGGAAGTGAGCCCATCCGAAGCCAACCGACCGACCAACAGGCGCCCACAGCGGACCCTTCAGGCGTCCCTCCGAAATCGCTCTAGGTCACGAGTCGCTGCGTGGAACCTGGCGACAGATGACGTGGATAATagcataatttatttatctacctgttaTTAATGTGAATGTCATTCGAATAAATTTAAACTTACTTCGCGCAGTATTCCTGTACTTCGACTTCCTTCACGGTGGAACCGGGTGTAACACGAACATACATTTTAAATTGATTCGTttacattcatagatacatgaatatatccaATGGGTAATAATcaatatgaaataaagatataagaaCAGTCGAAGTTTCGCCCGATCTTTCACTCAAATTGTGTTTCTTTGCTTGTTAGCGTTAATAACTGCATCACCCATCACTAACTCATAAACTGTTTATTgttaagatatgtataaatataaccgATCCCTGAGTCATTGTAACCTTCCGTGATGATGCAAAACATTTTTGGTATTATCAGCCTTTTTTACAGAATCTCGACATACGTGCCTATACTAATGTCAGTATTCGAGTTGACCttgtttgggggggtggggctCATGTTGTGTTCATGAATATCTGTTCGCAGTGGTTGATCCAAAATGTTCAAcaccgaaaaaacaaaaaatcagaaaaagaatAGGCAAGCTTAAAGGTCTTTACTATAAAATGCCTCATACCGTTTGTAAATCAAAAGCTTCTGTGCATAAACATCTACATAGCATATACGGATAATTTTCTTTGCCACAATGCGTGACCGTATAATCATTACACAGAAAGGATTTCTTTTAATCAGTCATATACTGCAATTATATTAATCAGCAAGAAATCTACTCTCTTTTTTGTTAATTCTGCATTAAATTAAATAACTGTTCAGGATTAAATGAGTAAACATATATTTGCGTTTTGTCATATTCAAGTGTTCGGGCTACGCCACTGGCAAGATTAAAGTTTAAGACCTGGTCGATTGTAAAGTGGAATTGAGGCCGACTAATGGCAAGTCACTCAATATTTATCCATATGTCtgaattttatttacttatcttctgggtaaaaatatatatacatgtatctatataatatatatatttactgtatatacatacttactgtttatatatatgtgtatatacatacgtgtctgagtgagtgagtgtgtgtatgtttataagtacAAGGGCAAGGTAGTGTATAATCCATGTAAATCTATGCTGTGTCAATCATTTACTGATtttgtttcttactttcttttaagtgatgctttttgtttgttttataaccATTTTTCCATTTAATTGTGATCTTTTGTATGGATTTGCTGGATTTTTTGGCCAGGAATAAGTTATATAACTATAGGCTTGATTTTGCAGATTTGATTTAAGGTACAACAAAATCAAGCTTAGAGTTAAAGAACTTTTTCTATGGTAATATGCAGCTCCATTCAGCTTCAGATACAATTAACACACATAGTGAAACATACAGTACaagttgtgtatgtgtctgtaagtgtgcttgtgtgtttttgtatgcctgtttatctttctatccatccgttacaaaaaaaaaatagtttctaaTAATATACAGAATAAAAATTCTTGTTTGTTTAGGCGTGGAGAAATTCAGAACAGGCTTTTTGTATGTTAGTGTGGCATCAGTGGACTAGACACCGTTTTCTTAATAGACGAATATGATAAAATCTTGTTTCTCtggaatttctttctttttttctcataaaaaTGTGATTTCGTATTCCATTTTCTGATGTCTACGTCTTTCTAAATGCATGGCGGGGAAATTTTGCAATCCCTGTCCCGTGTTTAGATATATGTCAGTTTGAAGTTTAATTTGTTTCGATGTCAGGGAGATTGTACATCTTACTACCAAATAATTCTTCAGGTCATCCTCTCTCATATGTCATAAGTACATAAAATGCTATTAAGGTTgataaaaataaaccaaatatcatatcatattatgcaTGATACATGATCACCAATAAAGTGTTTTCTGATAAATCACAAATGCCAAACGCGTTATCAAGTTTGACAACAAAGGACATCAAAGCATAAGAAGCACAGTTGTATTGTACTCCTCTCTAATCCTGCTGTAATCGCCCCACGGACAACGGCCTCATATTCACAGTTACCTGGTAGCAGTTGACTCTGTGCAGCATGCAAGGTCAGGCCGGGTACGAGGCCGAGGTCTGGTTCAAGTAGACGGTCGAGGTCATGTCAGGAAGGCGTGGCCATACAGGTAGTATAAAAGCCACACTTCGCTTGGGGCAAGTCAGTACAACactcaaacaacaaacaagatgAAGTTCGTTGTAAGTTACGGGCATATGTGAAAAGGGATgtaggaagatgaagataaacaTACTGTGCAGTAATTCTAACTTTGTGTGGTAGAGGCAGGGGTGATTGCATCAGGTACCACTACTGGGGGAATCATTGTTTCAGTTTGTCGTTGTATGTATCTTAATTGGCTAATAGAAGAGCAaggaaacacacgcacatatatatgtatatgtaggtatatatatctgttagatCTACATAAGCCATACATTTTCGATTTATCAACCTGCAGTCCTTACTTTTGTTTCCCAGATCAAAGTAGATCATTGCATACGTTCTTCCGTTCGAGCCATACCCACCAAAAGGTCTTTCCCCAGATTGCTCTCCTCGCCCTCGTCGCTGTGGCCGCCGCCCGCCCCGGCAGCGTCTTTGACCTGGACTTCGATGACTTCCACATTGACCAGGATATCTCTAACGAGGTGGTGCAGGGAACCTACAGGTAAGAGGCCTTCCCTCCCGTTGCGTCCTTTGGAGCCATTCCCTTTGGGACACTCACGCCAGACGGCGCCAAGTTTCGTTCACAACGCCTGCCTTCCCTTCCAGCTGGACGTCCCCCGAGGGAGAGAAGTTCTTCATCAAGTACATCGCCGACGACGACGGATACCGCGTCGTCGAGTCCAACGCCGTGCCCGTCACAAACGGCGTCGCCGCCGACGGCAACCAGGGATCCTTCGACTCCTTCGAGGATATCTTCGGTAGGAAGTGAGCCCATCCGCAGCCGACCGACCGACCAACAGGCGCCCACAACTGACTCGCCAGGCGTCCCTCGAGCGTCCTTCCGAAAGGCGATGCCTTTCTCGCTCTGGGTCGCTGGTCGCTGTGTGGAGCCTGGCGGTATATAAAGTGGAttcataatataatttattataattctcTGTGTTTAGTGTGAACGTCAATCGAATAAATTCAAATTTACTTCGTGCAGTATTCCTAAACTTTGACTTCGTTGGTGTTTAATTCGGGGATTACACACGCATTAGAAACTAATTCTATGCATTAATGGATAAAGGAATACATTCATGGACATAAAACCAAAATGCACACATTCGGAGTCTGTTCCACAGCGCTTTGACTCAAATGACCCAGTTATGAGAATGAATTTGCAATGGCTGATCCAAAATCCTCCTGGAGGAACTATTGGCTATAAATGATTCTTGCAGCTTGCAAGTTACTGAGGgccatataatatttacacaatatatacaatgtaGCACGTTTACGCAAATAAAACATTTAGTTCTCACAAAGCATGTTTTTTCTGAGATAAAGCTGTTTAGTTTAGCGTGACCCAGACTCAATTTCGGCCACGCATgaatgttatttaaaaaaaaatatagaggatTGTCCATGTGCTTAATAGCTGGGCGCAAGTACTTACAAATTTAAATCACTATCAGAATTCACCCTTTGTATACACACTcactgtacatgtatgtgtgtgtatatgtatatatatatatatatatatatatatatgtgtgtgtgtgtgtgtgtgtgtgtgtgtgtgtgtgtatgtatatagggacatatatatatatatatatatatatatatatatatatgtccattttcATCTACTTATTCTTTGTGATtgcgtgtctttgtatatatgctgatatttatatatctatatacatatacatatatatgtgtgtgtgtgtttgtatttgtgtgtatgtgtgtgtacgtgagtgtgtgtgtgtttatgtgtatatatacatatatacatataaatatatatatatatatatatacatatgcacatttgtgtgtgtatatatatatacatatatatgtagtaaaggtatgaatgacaatgcatatcttcacaatacaagatatgtatttgaccagtttcgattatatcttcgtcagaagtacatgaaatacatttgtcaacatgaatgcggttcatatatatatacattcatacatatatatatatatatatatatatatatatatgtgtgtgtgtgtgtgtgtgtacatatatatctgtgtgtgtgtgtgtgcgcgcgcgcgcgcgtgtgtgtgtgtgtgtgtgtgtgtgttcgtgtgtgtatgaatacaaatatatataaatatatatgtatatatatatatatatatttgtgtgtgtttgtgcatatatatatatatatatatatatatatatgtatgtgaatatatatacatatgtgtgtaaatatataaacaaatgaataaataaatatgcatatatatagatatgtatatatatatatatatatagatatatgtatgtgtgtgtgtgtgcttgtatgtgtgtgtgtgtgtgtgtgtatctatatatgtatatatgtatatatgtatatacatatatatatacatatatacatatctgacagccgcgatggtccattttGAGCACTGGacactggtcccgagttcaattccccgtaaaaatgcccgcgctctgactgcttactcgagctcgagaaaacaacAAATCGCCTTGAaaggtcaaatgcaggtgtcgtagggaaattcccggcgtggcacaagtgtcagcgcgtcgaatcgcggttgatgaggaagggcatccaatcaagcaagggtgacactgccatataacctctcaatagtggattgagagaggcctatgtcctgtaatggaataaatggttgttaaaaaaaaaatatatatatatatgtatacatatatgtatgtacacatacacacacacacacacacacacacacacacacatatatatatatatatatatatatatatatatatatatatatgtgtgtgtgtgtgtgtgtttgtgtgtacatatatatacatacacatgatggctgtgtgcatgtatacaaatatataatctatctattatatagatagatgagtaaattgacagacaaagagagttaTATAGTAAtttgaatataatatacatacagatatatacatatttgtatgcatgcatacgcctacatttatacatataaacgtaaacaaattcacacatatatatatatatgtgtgtgtgtgtgtgtgtgtgtttgtgtgtgtttgtgtgtggatttatatatatatatatatatatatatatatatatatatatatatgaaagggtaaggagtgaaagagaagtgacaatgtcggaa is a genomic window containing:
- the LOC125033533 gene encoding cuticular protein 47Eg-like — encoded protein: MKFAIALLALVAVAAARPGSVFDLDFDDFHIDQGITNRVVQGSYSWTSPNGEKFFVKYIADDDGYRVVESNAVPVINGVAADGNQGSFDSFEDIFDSFEDRFDRK
- the LOC125033534 gene encoding cuticular protein 47Eg-like, translated to MKFAIALLALVAVAAARPGSVVDLDFDDFHIDQDISDEVMQGTYSWTSPNGEKFFVKYIADDNGYRVVESNAVPITNGVAADGNQGSFDSFEDIFDSFEDRFDRK
- the LOC125033535 gene encoding cuticular protein 47Eg-like, with amino-acid sequence MKFVIALLALVAVAAARPGSVFDLDFDDFHIDQDISNEVVQGTYSWTSPEGEKFFIKYIADDDGYRVVESNAVPVTNGVAADGNQGSFDSFEDIFGRK